Proteins encoded within one genomic window of Synechococcus sp. PCC 7335:
- a CDS encoding response regulator — MRTVLIVEDDMVNARVFSKILTKRGGLNVKHTENVDEVISTAQNKEADVILMDVSLSHSMYQGKPVDGIEITQLLKGDPQTSDVPVILVTAHAMDGDRETFLSQSGADGYISKPVVDHQQFIDEIAARIPAE; from the coding sequence ATGAGAACCGTTTTGATTGTGGAAGACGATATGGTGAACGCCCGTGTCTTCTCGAAGATTCTGACAAAACGAGGAGGGCTGAACGTAAAACACACAGAGAATGTGGATGAAGTTATCAGCACTGCTCAAAACAAAGAGGCAGATGTTATCTTGATGGATGTTTCGCTCTCTCATAGCATGTATCAAGGTAAGCCAGTCGATGGCATCGAGATTACTCAATTACTAAAGGGTGATCCACAAACTTCAGATGTCCCTGTGATCTTAGTAACAGCCCATGCCATGGATGGAGATAGAGAGACCTTTCTAAGCCAGAGCGGAGCAGATGGCTACATCTCTAAACCAGTAGTAGATCATCAGCAGTTTATAGATGAGATTGCGGCTAGGATTCCTGCTGAGTGA
- a CDS encoding tetratricopeptide repeat protein, with product MFKRSTLSLLLFLSALTSVLGSSLGGARPAKAQALLPYTLPLDEERLRADGELLAQDAVQLAQFQQFDEALARAQLAAQLLPNEPTILALLGNLYLRASEPEPRKAIDSLERAKDLEPNDPLILFNLGTAYFSEAYYWQAARSIEDGLKLSPDNPSALFDLGNVYYKLNRFDQAIAQYEKAISSDAAMWPAVNNIGLVMYERGDTDGAIAKWQEALSLTGNEETEPILAIAVAKYSQGNRSSTNIESAIASLERDPRYAQIEFLEENLWGDQLIAATQEFFSTPQLQALLEQL from the coding sequence GTGTTCAAACGATCTACTCTCTCGCTACTCCTGTTTCTAAGCGCTTTGACGAGTGTCTTAGGAAGTAGTTTAGGCGGCGCTAGACCAGCAAAGGCTCAGGCGCTGCTGCCCTATACGCTACCCCTAGACGAAGAACGTCTGCGTGCAGATGGTGAACTGTTGGCACAAGATGCCGTTCAGCTTGCCCAGTTTCAGCAATTCGATGAAGCACTTGCTAGAGCGCAGCTTGCTGCTCAGCTTCTGCCAAACGAACCAACCATATTAGCGCTGCTTGGCAACCTATACCTGCGCGCTAGTGAGCCAGAGCCTAGGAAGGCAATCGATAGTCTAGAGCGAGCGAAAGATCTCGAACCAAACGATCCTCTAATTCTGTTTAATCTGGGTACAGCTTACTTTAGTGAAGCTTACTATTGGCAGGCTGCCCGTTCAATCGAGGATGGACTGAAGCTATCGCCGGACAATCCTAGTGCGCTATTCGATCTAGGTAACGTTTATTACAAGCTCAATCGCTTTGACCAGGCGATCGCTCAATATGAAAAAGCGATTAGCAGTGATGCTGCTATGTGGCCAGCTGTGAACAACATTGGCCTGGTGATGTATGAGCGGGGTGATACCGACGGAGCGATTGCGAAGTGGCAAGAAGCATTGAGCTTGACAGGCAACGAGGAGACCGAACCAATACTCGCGATCGCCGTTGCTAAATACAGTCAGGGGAATCGAAGCTCAACTAATATAGAAAGTGCGATCGCTAGCCTAGAGCGCGATCCTCGCTACGCACAAATCGAATTTCTCGAAGAAAATCTTTGGGGTGATCAGCTGATTGCCGCGACTCAAGAGTTCTTCAGCACTCCACAACTACAAGCACTGCTAGAACAGCTCTAG